One region of Kytococcus sedentarius DSM 20547 genomic DNA includes:
- a CDS encoding SdpI family protein — protein MSTSEVTLLAVVLTALSIVGALIVASCARGSIGPNNLIGLRIGNALNSEEDWRRVHRAALFPIAAGAALILLITVMLLVDTTTSGAPSLMSAQAYANSSIAVLILSVVIGSVAGLVAGRD, from the coding sequence ATGTCAACATCTGAAGTCACCCTGCTAGCGGTGGTGCTGACAGCATTGTCTATCGTCGGGGCCCTGATCGTGGCGAGTTGCGCCCGGGGCTCGATCGGCCCGAATAACTTGATAGGTTTGCGCATTGGCAACGCTCTAAACAGTGAGGAAGATTGGCGTCGAGTTCATCGGGCCGCCCTCTTCCCCATCGCTGCCGGCGCCGCGCTAATTCTCTTGATTACCGTGATGCTGCTGGTCGATACCACGACCAGTGGAGCGCCGTCCCTTATGAGTGCCCAGGCGTACGCAAATTCGTCAATCGCGGTGCTGATTCTATCTGTCGTTATAGGTTCAGTAGCGGGGTTGGTGGCTGGGAGAGATTGA
- a CDS encoding SdpI family protein, with the protein METAVEVGTTLLVMGVMAFTVWLRLPRNAERLGRSAWVGIRTPASGASDQAWVDVHRAFLPVAIGAVVVTWLAGPTCSSGS; encoded by the coding sequence ATGGAGACGGCAGTGGAGGTCGGCACGACCCTGTTGGTGATGGGGGTCATGGCGTTCACCGTGTGGCTGCGCCTGCCGCGGAACGCTGAACGCCTGGGGCGCAGCGCCTGGGTGGGCATCCGTACGCCCGCGAGCGGCGCGTCGGACCAGGCGTGGGTGGACGTGCACCGGGCCTTCCTGCCGGTGGCGATCGGGGCAGTAGTGGTGACCTGGCTCGCCGGGCCGACATGCTCGTCGGGGTCCTGA
- a CDS encoding 3-hydroxybutyrate dehydrogenase encodes MDTSPASSPSPHLLAGKRALVTGGAGGLGSGIATALAGAGAHVVLADINGEKLAEVVARIEADGGTAEAWELDLSDSGALAELSLEVDVLVNNAGIQHVQPLHEFDVARWELIQKLMLTAPFLLTRAALPHMYDAGWGRIINISSAHGLRASEYKSAYVSAKHGLEGLSKVTALEGAPHGVTSNCINPGYVWTPLVEQQIKDQAASHDMTEDEVAEKVLLKKQALKEFASVEAIANAALFLCGPHSSSMTGANLVIDGGWSAQ; translated from the coding sequence ATGGACACCTCCCCCGCCTCCAGCCCGTCGCCGCACCTGCTAGCCGGCAAGCGCGCCCTGGTCACCGGCGGCGCCGGTGGGTTGGGCTCGGGCATCGCCACCGCCCTGGCCGGCGCCGGGGCGCACGTGGTGCTCGCCGACATCAACGGCGAGAAGCTCGCCGAGGTGGTCGCCCGCATCGAGGCCGATGGCGGCACCGCCGAGGCGTGGGAGCTGGACCTCTCCGACAGCGGTGCCCTGGCCGAGCTGTCCTTGGAGGTCGACGTGCTGGTGAACAACGCAGGCATCCAGCACGTCCAGCCGCTCCACGAGTTCGATGTGGCCAGGTGGGAGCTCATCCAGAAGCTCATGCTCACCGCGCCCTTCCTGCTCACCCGCGCGGCACTGCCCCACATGTACGACGCCGGGTGGGGCCGCATCATCAACATCTCCAGCGCCCACGGCCTCCGGGCGAGTGAGTACAAGAGCGCCTACGTCTCGGCCAAGCACGGCCTGGAGGGCCTGAGCAAGGTGACCGCCCTGGAGGGCGCGCCGCACGGCGTGACGAGCAACTGCATCAACCCCGGCTACGTGTGGACCCCGCTGGTGGAGCAGCAGATCAAGGACCAAGCCGCCAGCCACGACATGACCGAGGACGAGGTGGCCGAGAAGGTGCTGCTCAAGAAGCAGGCCCTCAAGGAGTTCGCCTCCGTGGAGGCCATCGCCAACGCCGCCCTGTTCCTCTGCGGCCCCCACTCCTCCTCGATGACCGGCGCGAACCTCGTCATCGACGGCGGCTGGTCCGCCCAGTGA
- a CDS encoding CaiB/BaiF CoA transferase family protein — MPGALQNITVIDLTRALAGPHAAQMLGDQGARVIKVETPGTGDDTRSWGPPFVGDDEHISTYYLSCNRNKESIALNLKDDADKAVLEGMVRKADVLMENFRTGVMDRLGFSMERLAELNPRLVVLSISGFGHDGPEGGRPGYDQIAQGEAGLMSLTGSGPDDPQRVGTPIGDLLAGIHGAYGVMTALYERETTGRGQVVRTSLLASIVGVHAFQGTRWTVAQEIPAAQGNHHPSITPYGLFHCADGSVQISCGNETLWQKLCAEFGLDPAAEGMATNAERNANRQAVIAAVEGAFADVTAEDLLARLGAAGIPSGKVRTLDEVYAWEQTRSQGLLAQVEHPVLGNIHLPGPPLRFFDVADGAQTETTRTEHTAPPALDADGDVVRAWALGG; from the coding sequence GTGCCCGGAGCGTTACAGAACATCACCGTCATCGACCTGACCCGGGCCCTCGCCGGCCCCCACGCGGCCCAGATGCTGGGCGACCAGGGCGCGCGGGTCATCAAGGTGGAGACCCCCGGCACCGGGGACGACACCCGCTCCTGGGGGCCGCCCTTCGTCGGGGACGACGAGCACATCAGCACCTACTACCTCTCCTGCAACCGCAACAAGGAGTCCATCGCGCTGAACCTCAAGGACGATGCCGACAAGGCCGTCCTGGAGGGAATGGTCCGCAAGGCCGACGTGCTGATGGAGAACTTCCGCACCGGCGTGATGGACCGCCTCGGGTTCTCGATGGAGCGGCTGGCCGAGCTGAACCCGCGCCTGGTGGTGCTGAGCATCAGCGGCTTCGGCCACGACGGCCCCGAGGGCGGGCGCCCCGGGTACGACCAGATCGCCCAAGGTGAGGCCGGGCTGATGAGCCTCACCGGCTCCGGGCCGGACGACCCGCAGCGGGTGGGCACCCCCATCGGCGACCTGTTGGCCGGCATCCACGGCGCCTACGGCGTGATGACCGCGCTGTACGAGCGGGAGACGACCGGCCGCGGGCAGGTCGTGCGGACCTCGTTGCTCGCCAGCATCGTGGGCGTGCACGCCTTCCAGGGCACCCGGTGGACCGTGGCGCAGGAGATTCCCGCCGCCCAGGGCAACCACCACCCGAGCATCACGCCCTACGGCCTGTTCCACTGCGCGGACGGGTCGGTGCAGATCTCGTGCGGCAACGAGACTCTCTGGCAGAAGCTGTGTGCAGAGTTCGGGCTGGACCCGGCCGCTGAGGGCATGGCGACCAACGCCGAACGCAACGCGAACCGGCAAGCCGTCATCGCCGCCGTGGAGGGTGCGTTCGCGGACGTGACCGCCGAGGACCTGCTGGCACGGCTCGGCGCCGCGGGCATCCCCAGCGGCAAGGTGCGGACCCTGGACGAGGTCTACGCGTGGGAGCAGACCCGTTCGCAGGGACTGCTGGCCCAGGTGGAGCACCCGGTGCTGGGTAACATCCATCTGCCCGGGCCGCCGCTGCGCTTCTTCGACGTGGCCGACGGTGCCCAGACCGAGACCACCCGTACCGAGCACACCGCTCCCCCGGCCCTGGATGCCGATGGGGATGTCGTGCGCGCCTGGGCACTCGGCGGGTGA
- a CDS encoding TMEM165/GDT1 family protein, protein MEAFWLSTAVIFIAELGDKSQLMAMTFAARYRARDVLIGITLATAIVHLASVGIGWWIGDAFANYQGAIAIVAGIAFLGFALWTLRGDELTDEEAAKARNSTGRAIVAVGVAFFLAELGDKTMLATITLATREGWLGTWIGSTLGMVAADALAIVVGAVLGRKLPEKVITYGAAALFALFGLILILEGAGVL, encoded by the coding sequence ATGGAAGCCTTCTGGCTGAGCACAGCCGTCATCTTCATCGCCGAGCTCGGTGACAAGAGCCAGCTCATGGCCATGACCTTTGCCGCCCGGTACCGGGCCCGCGACGTGCTCATCGGCATCACCCTCGCCACCGCGATCGTCCACCTGGCCAGCGTCGGCATCGGCTGGTGGATCGGCGACGCGTTCGCCAACTACCAGGGCGCCATCGCCATCGTGGCCGGCATCGCGTTCCTAGGGTTCGCCCTGTGGACGCTGCGCGGCGACGAGCTCACCGATGAGGAGGCCGCCAAGGCCCGGAACTCCACCGGGCGGGCCATCGTCGCCGTCGGCGTGGCCTTCTTCCTCGCCGAGCTGGGCGACAAGACCATGCTGGCCACCATCACCCTGGCCACCCGCGAGGGTTGGCTGGGCACCTGGATCGGCAGCACGCTGGGCATGGTCGCCGCCGACGCCCTGGCCATTGTGGTCGGCGCCGTCCTGGGGCGGAAGCTGCCCGAAAAGGTCATCACCTATGGCGCTGCCGCGCTGTTCGCGCTCTTCGGCCTCATCCTTATCCTCGAGGGCGCGGGAGTGCTCTGA
- a CDS encoding aldehyde dehydrogenase family protein, whose amino-acid sequence MAELKDLSTLEVTPYKMFIGGEWVDAVDGATLEVITPIDRNVTIATTPRAQQADADRAVEAARAAFPAWAALPFAERSKALLKCADALEAASEELAQLTALDTGNAIRTQARPEAGTLVALFRYFAGVAGEVKGVTLPSDDGTLQYTRREPLGVVAGILPWNSPLLIAAFKTPAALAAGNTIVLKAAEDAPLTILKMAEICAEHLPAGVLNVVTGYGAEIGDALVNHPGVDKLSFTGSSQIGKMVGGKATERMAHVSLELGGKSPCIVFPDSCTDEVVDQVMLATRFARQSQSCTTGSRVFLHEDIAEEFLAKMVERTRGMTVGDPRDEASDIGCIINAKQYDRVQGFIDEALAQDGVKVEYDGREDLQVGEPGFYHAPIILSQVDPSWRVAREEVFGPLLSVITWKDVDEVVEMANDSHYGLAAFVFSKNLDDALRTAHRIDSGWVQVNQGGGQIPGQSYGGMKDSGVGRESSLEGMLEGFTQIKQINVKLG is encoded by the coding sequence ATGGCCGAGCTCAAGGACCTCTCCACCCTCGAGGTCACCCCGTACAAGATGTTCATCGGCGGGGAGTGGGTCGATGCGGTCGACGGTGCCACCCTCGAGGTGATCACCCCCATCGACCGGAACGTCACCATCGCCACCACGCCGCGGGCGCAGCAGGCCGACGCGGATCGCGCCGTCGAGGCGGCGCGCGCGGCCTTCCCGGCGTGGGCGGCCCTGCCCTTCGCCGAGCGGTCCAAGGCGCTGCTGAAGTGCGCCGACGCCCTGGAGGCGGCCAGCGAGGAGCTGGCGCAGCTGACCGCGCTGGACACGGGCAACGCGATCCGCACGCAGGCCCGCCCGGAGGCCGGCACGCTGGTGGCGCTGTTCCGCTACTTCGCGGGCGTGGCCGGCGAGGTCAAGGGCGTCACGCTCCCCTCGGACGACGGCACCTTGCAGTACACGCGCCGTGAGCCGCTGGGTGTGGTGGCCGGCATCCTGCCGTGGAACTCGCCTTTGCTCATCGCCGCGTTCAAGACTCCGGCGGCGCTGGCGGCGGGCAACACCATCGTCCTGAAGGCCGCGGAGGACGCCCCGCTGACCATCCTGAAGATGGCGGAGATCTGCGCCGAGCACCTGCCGGCCGGCGTGCTCAACGTGGTCACCGGCTACGGCGCGGAGATCGGTGACGCGCTCGTGAACCACCCGGGGGTGGACAAGCTGTCGTTCACGGGGTCGTCGCAGATCGGCAAGATGGTGGGCGGCAAGGCCACCGAGCGCATGGCGCACGTGTCGCTGGAGCTCGGGGGCAAGAGCCCCTGCATCGTGTTCCCGGACTCCTGCACCGACGAGGTGGTGGACCAGGTGATGCTGGCCACCCGCTTCGCGCGCCAGAGCCAGTCCTGCACCACGGGTTCGCGGGTGTTCCTGCACGAGGACATCGCCGAGGAGTTCCTCGCCAAGATGGTGGAGCGCACGAGGGGGATGACCGTCGGCGACCCCCGCGACGAGGCGTCCGACATCGGCTGCATCATCAACGCCAAGCAGTACGACCGCGTGCAGGGCTTCATCGACGAGGCCCTGGCCCAGGACGGTGTGAAGGTGGAGTACGATGGCCGGGAGGACCTGCAGGTGGGGGAGCCCGGCTTCTACCACGCGCCGATCATCCTGTCGCAGGTCGACCCGAGCTGGCGGGTGGCGCGGGAGGAGGTCTTCGGGCCGCTGCTGAGCGTCATCACCTGGAAGGACGTGGACGAGGTCGTGGAGATGGCCAACGACTCGCACTACGGGCTGGCGGCGTTCGTGTTCTCCAAGAACCTGGACGACGCGCTGCGGACCGCGCACCGCATCGACTCTGGGTGGGTGCAGGTCAACCAGGGTGGCGGGCAGATCCCGGGGCAGTCCTATGGCGGCATGAAGGACTCCGGCGTGGGCCGTGAATCCTCGCTCGAGGGCATGCTCGAGGGATTCACCCAGATCAAGCAGATCAACGTCAAGCTCGGCTGA
- the tdh gene encoding L-threonine 3-dehydrogenase, producing the protein MRALAKTSPGPGLQLIDAPEPSAGPGQVKIRVERAGLCGTDLHLEGWDEWAEGAMNLPQIIGHEFFGEIVELGDGVEDRGDMAVGDKVSGEGHIVCGVCRNCRAGARHLCRNTLGVGVNRDGAFADYVVIPAENAWKQPDWVDADLGALFDPLGNAVHTALKFPLAAEDVLVTGSGPIGVMAVAVAQAVGARYVVATDVSDERLELARAAGADLTVNVSQTRIADAMAELGMKEGFDVCLEMSGHGSAVREAIDTMNHGGAIAMLGLPGQGYEVDWGKVITHMLTLQGIYGREMFETWYKMTQLLQDNETLVEHVRSVVTHRFAAEDWQEAFDTARSGKCGKVLLDWS; encoded by the coding sequence ATGCGCGCGCTCGCCAAGACCTCCCCCGGCCCCGGCCTCCAGCTCATCGACGCCCCGGAGCCCTCCGCCGGCCCCGGCCAGGTGAAGATCCGCGTGGAGCGCGCCGGTCTGTGCGGCACGGACCTCCACCTGGAGGGCTGGGACGAGTGGGCCGAAGGCGCCATGAACCTGCCGCAGATCATCGGTCACGAGTTCTTCGGCGAGATCGTCGAGCTCGGGGACGGCGTTGAGGACCGCGGTGACATGGCCGTGGGCGACAAGGTCTCCGGCGAGGGCCACATCGTGTGCGGCGTGTGCCGCAACTGCCGCGCCGGTGCCCGCCACCTGTGCCGCAACACCCTCGGCGTCGGGGTGAACCGCGACGGCGCGTTCGCCGACTACGTGGTGATCCCCGCCGAGAACGCTTGGAAGCAGCCGGACTGGGTGGACGCCGACCTGGGCGCCCTGTTCGACCCGCTGGGCAACGCCGTCCACACCGCACTGAAGTTCCCGCTGGCCGCCGAGGACGTGCTGGTGACCGGGTCCGGCCCCATCGGCGTGATGGCGGTGGCTGTCGCCCAGGCCGTGGGCGCCCGCTACGTGGTGGCCACCGATGTGAGCGACGAGCGCCTGGAGCTGGCCAGGGCCGCCGGTGCCGACCTGACCGTGAACGTCTCTCAGACCCGCATCGCCGACGCCATGGCCGAGCTGGGCATGAAGGAGGGCTTCGACGTGTGCCTGGAGATGTCCGGCCACGGGTCCGCGGTGCGCGAGGCCATTGACACCATGAACCACGGCGGCGCCATCGCGATGCTGGGCCTGCCCGGCCAGGGCTACGAGGTGGACTGGGGCAAGGTCATCACCCACATGCTCACGCTGCAGGGCATCTACGGGCGCGAGATGTTCGAGACCTGGTACAAGATGACCCAGCTGCTGCAGGACAACGAGACCCTCGTGGAGCACGTGCGCAGCGTGGTGACCCACCGGTTCGCTGCCGAGGACTGGCAGGAGGCCTTCGACACCGCCCGCTCCGGCAAGTGCGGCAAGGTGCTGCTGGACTGGAGCTGA
- a CDS encoding GntP family permease, with product MLGLIGVVLSLALLIYFAYKGYSIILLAPVTALVAGIFAGAPLMAMYTQVFMPAMGGFLITYFPLFLLGALFGKLMNDSGSAYSIARFIVERVGAKHAVLAVVTACGILAYGGVTVFVVVFAIWPIARELFQEAGIPKRFAPAAIGLGSFSFAMTAIPGTPQIQNAIPAPYFQTDAFAAPGLGLIAGAIMYVGGVLYLNRRVAAAQAKGEGYDNGALMQGEQTTGIGQEDEVTVPTTTPFWVAMLPIVLVITLNFLLVRYIFDLFDFSYLAEEKFKATSIDKVGGIWAIIISLLVACLLVLALNWNRLRERKKLLNQGASSSFLPIMNTASEVGYGAVIAALPAFAIIRDGAFGVSSNPAVSLAVSTNIVAGITGSASGGLSIAMNAFGAEYAAKAAEAGIDPEFMHRVASLAAGGFDALPHNGAVITVLAVTGLTHRQSYKDIGVVCVLIPIVALAVVLALGSAVGSF from the coding sequence GTGCTCGGACTGATCGGAGTGGTGCTCTCGCTGGCACTGCTCATCTACTTCGCCTACAAGGGCTACAGCATCATCCTGCTGGCCCCGGTCACGGCCCTGGTGGCCGGCATCTTCGCCGGTGCACCGCTCATGGCCATGTACACCCAGGTGTTCATGCCGGCCATGGGTGGCTTCCTCATCACCTACTTCCCGCTGTTCCTGCTCGGTGCCTTGTTCGGCAAGCTCATGAACGACTCGGGCTCGGCCTACTCCATCGCGCGCTTCATCGTGGAGCGGGTCGGTGCCAAGCACGCCGTGCTGGCCGTGGTGACGGCCTGCGGCATCCTCGCCTACGGCGGCGTGACGGTCTTCGTCGTCGTGTTCGCCATCTGGCCCATCGCGCGCGAGCTGTTCCAGGAGGCGGGCATCCCCAAGCGCTTCGCGCCGGCCGCCATCGGCCTGGGTTCGTTCTCCTTCGCCATGACCGCCATCCCCGGCACCCCGCAGATCCAGAACGCCATCCCGGCGCCCTACTTCCAGACCGACGCGTTCGCCGCACCCGGTCTGGGCCTCATCGCCGGCGCCATCATGTACGTGGGCGGCGTGCTCTACCTGAACCGCCGCGTGGCGGCAGCACAGGCCAAGGGCGAGGGTTACGACAACGGCGCTCTCATGCAGGGTGAGCAGACCACCGGGATCGGTCAGGAGGACGAGGTCACGGTGCCCACCACCACCCCGTTCTGGGTGGCCATGCTCCCCATCGTCCTGGTCATCACGCTGAACTTCCTGCTGGTGCGCTACATCTTCGACCTGTTCGACTTCTCCTACCTGGCCGAGGAGAAGTTCAAGGCCACGTCCATCGACAAGGTCGGCGGCATCTGGGCCATCATCATCTCGCTGCTGGTGGCCTGCCTGCTGGTGCTGGCACTGAACTGGAACCGTCTGCGTGAGCGCAAGAAGCTGCTCAACCAGGGCGCCTCCAGCTCGTTCCTGCCCATCATGAACACGGCCTCTGAAGTCGGCTACGGCGCCGTGATCGCGGCCCTGCCGGCCTTCGCCATCATCCGTGACGGGGCCTTCGGGGTGTCCTCCAACCCGGCGGTCTCGCTGGCCGTCTCCACCAACATCGTCGCGGGCATCACCGGCTCGGCCTCCGGTGGTCTGTCGATCGCCATGAACGCCTTCGGTGCGGAATACGCCGCCAAGGCGGCCGAGGCCGGCATCGATCCCGAGTTCATGCACCGCGTGGCCTCCCTGGCCGCCGGTGGCTTCGACGCCTTGCCCCACAACGGTGCCGTCATCACGGTGCTGGCCGTGACGGGGCTGACGCACCGCCAGTCCTACAAGGACATCGGCGTGGTCTGCGTGCTGATCCCCATCGTCGCGCTCGCGGTGGTGCTGGCCCTCGGGTCGGCCGTCGGTTCGTTCTGA
- a CDS encoding type II toxin-antitoxin system VapC family toxin, which translates to MILDANVVIALLNPEDAHHSRAAGLLVEVPEEDLHIPAVTLGEALVWHVRAGTGERALEVLEDLGLSVIESQEDPLELARVRAESGLRMPDCIVLHHALTRGEALATMDERLARAGLERGLRALPRPRG; encoded by the coding sequence GTGATCCTCGACGCGAACGTGGTCATCGCCCTGCTCAACCCCGAGGATGCACACCACAGCCGGGCGGCGGGGCTGTTGGTGGAGGTCCCTGAGGAGGACCTGCACATCCCCGCCGTGACCCTTGGCGAGGCGCTCGTGTGGCACGTGCGCGCCGGCACCGGTGAGCGAGCGCTGGAGGTGCTCGAAGATCTGGGCCTCAGCGTCATCGAGTCGCAGGAGGACCCACTCGAACTGGCGAGAGTCCGTGCGGAGTCGGGGTTGCGGATGCCGGACTGCATCGTCCTGCACCACGCCCTGACACGCGGCGAGGCGCTCGCCACGATGGACGAGCGCCTCGCGCGGGCGGGCCTGGAGCGCGGTCTCAGAGCACTCCCGCGCCCTCGAGGATAA
- a CDS encoding SdpI family protein: MRNSAVGLRTRATMASDHAWEVGHRAALPVTRGAAWAVPLLAVAALALALVRGLDGFTEAAVLATGGLVGVLTVLAGVMAHRAARQANLAGGDVASPPDSQA, encoded by the coding sequence ATGCGGAACTCGGCCGTGGGCCTGAGGACTCGGGCCACGATGGCGAGCGACCACGCCTGGGAGGTGGGCCACCGTGCGGCGCTGCCCGTGACGCGCGGGGCAGCGTGGGCAGTGCCCCTGCTCGCGGTGGCTGCCCTCGCGCTCGCCCTGGTGCGGGGTCTCGACGGCTTCACCGAGGCGGCGGTGCTCGCCACAGGTGGGCTCGTCGGCGTGTTGACGGTCCTGGCAGGGGTGATGGCGCACCGGGCTGCACGGCAGGCGAACCTCGCCGGCGGAGATGTCGCATCGCCGCCCGACTCTCAGGCGTAG